DNA sequence from the Penicillium psychrofluorescens genome assembly, chromosome: 3 genome:
CCAGAGTCCGCTGAACCGGATCGTCTACCTGAATACTCCGATGTTCTTCGTGAGCTCAATGATGCTAACCCCGATGACCCGCTTGTGAAATCATGGAACTTAGACCCATATGACACGGACCCCGAGGTCACTACGCATTACGTCGACTGCTACTTCTCTCATATCAACAATGGGTTGTACCACATTTTTCCTCATACCCGGTTCATGTTATGGCTAAGGTCCTGCCACACCAAGTCCGCTGAGGACAAGATGCTACTATATTCAATGATGGCCTTGGGCTCTGTATTCTCGGAGCGTGCTAACAACGCGGTCTCGTTGAGACGTTATTCCCGGATCGCACGTTTTGCCATTAGTCAAAATCAACACAACCTCTCATTGCAGCTTGCCCAGAGTCATCTCATTATGAGTCTCTGGTACTACGCCACCGGTTCCTTGGTTGGATGCTGGGATTCCATCGGGGCAGCAGGGCGAGCGGTATATGGGCTTCGATATAATGTGGAGTCTGGTGGCGTTGTTTTGGACCAAAGCCACCCTTGTGAGTATGGCCTGCACCCGCAAGCATTGATCGAATGCCGTCGTCGGACGTTCTGGGCAGCATTTATGTTGGATGTGAGTTTTACGGATCTTTCCCACACAGGAATATTCGTGGGAAAACTAACAAGATAAAAAGCGCTTTTCGAGTCTCTATTCagcatcttccacctcgaTGTCTTCCGAATCGGCTCTCCTGCGACTGCCTTGCCAAGAGGAAGTCTATGAAACGCAGCAATACGCTACAGCACCTTATTTCCAGACCGTCCTGAACCAACCTCTTTCTGCAACAGAAGACAACCGGTCTGCGCTGAGCGCTATGGCAATCCTGATCGAGATACTGGCTTACTGGGGTGATGTTTCACTCCATGTCTTCCGACTACCACATATTCCATCCGAAGCGTACGGTCGATTGGCGGAAGAATTCCACGAGTCCATCTATCGACAGACAAGCGATTGGACTGCTCGACTGCCCGAACATCTGGTATTTTCCGTTACCAACCTCGAGCAAAGTATCCGTACAAAGCAGGCGGATACATTCATCTCGATCCACATGCTCTATCATAGCACTTTGATGAAGTTGTATCGACATGTCCGGTATCAAAGCCTCCGGGCCGAAGTTCTAGACCAGTACATTCACCGCGCTCGATTCCATGCTGTGGAAATCTTGAAGATCGCCCACTCTTTTGGTCAATATGCCGACGAAATTGAGTCCACTCGCTCCAATGCAGACACTATGTCACCGGGTGTGATTTTCCTAAATCCGTTTCTGGGGTATATCATCCTCATGGCTGTGGATGTTCTCAGTACTGCGGGTCTGACATCCGAGCTGTCAGACTGTGTGACCTTGATTCGAGGTGCCCTCGGTGCACTCAAAAAGCTCAGCAGGTATTGGGACAGCTCTCTGCAGCTGGTGTCCTCTTTGCAGAGACGTACAGCGGCAATGGCAGATTGCTTGAATGACCGAGTTCGTTTGGAAGAGACGCTCGGATTTGCTCTAGACGGGCCGTCGCTTGAAGCCAAGGTTCACGCCGGCACACTTCCGTCGCAATTTCCTGGCTCGCACAGTGAAGATCTCTTTTTGGGAGTCATGCCTCGAGAATACCTTTTGAATGCCATGCGGGGCGATGGTATCGCTTTTCCTCCTGGCAGCATTATTTGGATTAAGGACCAGTGAGGTCCATATTCTTGCTCGACCGACTTTTTCAAAATTCAGCGTGGCAATGTTTCATAATTAATACATCGAGGGGTCCCAACCATTTCATTCTTTGCAGTCCTGCTTTGCACTCGATTTTCAGTTATGCATCTTTTGCATTTACTCGTACAAGCGTTGGAGTGGGTCTGCTCTGGGGCTTTTCCCTTCTCAACTCCTTTCAATTCTTTATTGTCTTTTtatgatgttgatgatgaaggtggtCTTCCTTTATTGTTTTACAGAGCATTTGCACAACAGGTGGGCTCTGCATGGTTGACTTTGTCTTACTTCCGTTGTATATTATTTTCTGCGTGCCCTTTCTTTTCCGGACCTGTTGAGTGCTCTGTGCTTTTGTGTATATCTATAGAGCCCAAAAATGAGTTTTCTATTTGATCactttcttcttgatttgaGGCCCCAAACGGCGTGTTCTCCAAAGAAACTTGGACTTGGGGTTAGGCTGAGCATCAACAAGACAGAAACGCGTAGAAGAGTACAGAGACATCAGATACTTGGTCAAAGATTAGCAGATTTATTTGAACTGCTCTGTATTTCATTCTCCTATAAAGTCTGTACATGAATAGAATGTGTATGTACGATCCAGGCCATTTAAGCATTAGCCAACATCTTCAGGCGAGTACCACCTCGCCCAAGCAATCCTTCCCTCTGAAGGCATTATAAGAGCCGCATAATGGGTGCATTCGTTCAAGATGGGGAATTTATTCAGCCACTTCAATGCCTCGGATGCTGTAATAGACACACCCAGATCCTCAGAGGTTTCCTgtctcttcgtcttccctgcctcttcttttttcttcttcctcaatCGCAGAGATGAACGGGTAGAGCCTGGTGGTTCGATCTGTTCGGGCTGTTCGGGCTGTTCGGGCTGTTCGAGCTCGGCTTGCCACGAACGCCTGGACTTTTCCTTTTGGACTTTGGCATCCCACCTTTTCTGCATGCAGCCGAGACGTTCGCTGCTCTCCTCGATTAGTTCGGTCATTGAGGGGATGTCAGCGGAAATGAGACCGAGTCCGGCGTGTtgcct
Encoded proteins:
- a CDS encoding uncharacterized protein (ID:PFLUO_005504-T1.cds;~source:funannotate), which codes for MSEGPTMGEPPYETMADADRAYRSRMHRIPPSSSISGDTPTRQPESAEPDRLPEYSDVLRELNDANPDDPLVKSWNLDPYDTDPEVTTHYVDCYFSHINNGLYHIFPHTRFMLWLRSCHTKSAEDKMLLYSMMALGSVFSERANNAVSLRRYSRIARFAISQNQHNLSLQLAQSHLIMSLWYYATGSLVGCWDSIGAAGRAVYGLRYNVESGGVVLDQSHPCEYGLHPQALIECRRRTFWAAFMLDRFSSLYSASSTSMSSESALLRLPCQEEVYETQQYATAPYFQTVLNQPLSATEDNRSALSAMAILIEILAYWGDVSLHVFRLPHIPSEAYGRLAEEFHESIYRQTSDWTARLPEHLVFSVTNLEQSIRTKQADTFISIHMLYHSTLMKLYRHVRYQSLRAEVLDQYIHRARFHAVEILKIAHSFGQYADEIESTRSNADTMSPGVIFLNPFLGYIILMAVDVLSTAGLTSELSDCVTLIRGALGALKKLSRYWDSSLQLVSSLQRRTAAMADCLNDRVRLEETLGFALDGPSLEAKVHAGTLPSQFPGSHSEDLFLGVMPREYLLNAMRGDGIAFPPGSIIWIKDQ